The Pantoea nemavictus genome includes a region encoding these proteins:
- a CDS encoding 2OG-Fe(II) oxygenase has product MAIFNQIRIINPDMFVESTWLDDIVTARVPLLVLRNFLTPQVREAVVGDLQQCREQVRVSHYPNGALTTLGPYLAKHTAAPENYFTELRDIQSALPPSLHCLRDQIYNWVKHALRLESLQTASEPDLGDYAGSIVRFHANGVANPLHNDNIVRDAAGSGLAVTNILHQLSCVVCLQECNAGGELRIFNKQWQPVDERFKTPGELGYQSGVIAHSEVCEFSPRSGDIYLFNPAFYHEIDRVEGDTRITMGFFFGLTDKKMKHAIAWS; this is encoded by the coding sequence ATGGCTATTTTCAATCAGATACGCATTATCAATCCTGACATGTTTGTGGAAAGCACCTGGCTGGATGACATCGTGACGGCGCGCGTGCCGCTGCTGGTTTTACGCAACTTTCTGACGCCACAGGTGCGGGAAGCCGTGGTCGGCGATTTGCAGCAGTGCCGCGAACAGGTCCGCGTATCGCACTATCCAAACGGTGCGTTGACCACGCTAGGCCCCTATCTGGCAAAGCATACTGCCGCCCCCGAAAACTACTTCACCGAACTGCGCGATATTCAGTCGGCGCTGCCGCCGTCGCTGCACTGCCTGCGCGATCAAATCTATAACTGGGTGAAGCACGCGCTGCGCCTGGAGAGTCTGCAAACCGCCAGCGAACCCGATCTGGGCGATTACGCCGGTTCGATTGTGCGCTTCCACGCCAACGGGGTCGCCAATCCCCTGCATAACGACAACATCGTGCGCGATGCCGCCGGCAGCGGATTGGCGGTGACTAACATTTTGCATCAACTGAGCTGCGTAGTGTGTTTGCAGGAGTGCAATGCAGGTGGCGAGCTGCGCATCTTCAATAAGCAGTGGCAGCCGGTAGATGAACGTTTCAAAACGCCGGGCGAACTGGGTTATCAAAGCGGCGTCATCGCGCACAGCGAGGTGTGTGAGTTCTCACCGCGCAGTGGCGATATCTATCTGTTTAACCCGGCTTTTTATCACGAAATCGATCGCGTGGAAGGCGACACGCGCATCACCATGGGCTTCTTCTTTGGCCTGACCGACAAAAAAATGAAACACGCCATCGCCTGGAGCTAA
- a CDS encoding class II glutamine amidotransferase, translating to MCRMIVAHGQFDAAAVLDAARAMSCGETATHEGPIKQHPNGWGCLWLEQGHIRTLHGTGTFADALPTIDIDRLRGRFLAVHVRHATLSKNHGIEFSHPLWRTSGATQWYMMHNGFLPTVYQQLGMAESHFDSAEYLEYMVDRATPADFTRDYLRNKMAQVAPGGSSANAIFVTRDKAWAWQWHPDDTPYPNYFTLHRFQNDNTTFISSEPISTLGTASEWRRMSNHELHEFPLGE from the coding sequence ATGTGCAGAATGATTGTGGCGCACGGCCAATTTGACGCCGCCGCAGTGCTGGATGCAGCCCGCGCCATGAGCTGTGGAGAAACCGCCACCCATGAAGGGCCGATCAAACAGCATCCTAACGGCTGGGGCTGTTTGTGGCTGGAGCAAGGACACATTCGCACGCTGCACGGCACCGGCACCTTCGCCGATGCGCTGCCGACCATCGATATTGATCGCCTGCGTGGCCGCTTTCTGGCGGTGCATGTGCGCCACGCTACGCTGAGCAAAAATCACGGTATCGAATTTTCCCACCCGCTGTGGCGCACCAGCGGCGCAACCCAGTGGTACATGATGCATAACGGGTTTTTGCCCACCGTCTACCAGCAGCTGGGCATGGCGGAGTCGCACTTTGATTCTGCCGAATACCTCGAATACATGGTTGATCGCGCCACGCCCGCGGATTTTACCCGCGATTATCTGCGCAATAAGATGGCGCAGGTGGCACCGGGCGGCAGCTCTGCCAACGCGATTTTTGTCACCCGCGATAAAGCCTGGGCATGGCAATGGCATCCCGACGATACGCCCTATCCCAACTATTTCACGCTGCACCGTTTCCAGAATGACAACACGACGTTTATCTCTTCTGAACCCATTTCAACACTAGGCACGGCGTCTGAATGGCGTCGCATGAGCAACCATGAACTTCATGAATTTCCTTTAGGGGAGTGA